The genomic interval AGATTGTGCCTGATGCCGGATTGGCGGATGCCTATGCGAAAAAGTATGAGGCTCATCATGCCGCTTATCCGCGTTTGCGGGATCTGACCACCCCTGCCGTCCAATAGCGACAACAAAGGGTTTTCTTCGGAAAGCAGGCCCATGTCGCTGCAACGCGGCATGGAACTTCTGCCATGCAGCATGAGCCGGCGCCGCCGCCTGCCGCCCGGTTCTTCAATTCCCGCGCGATTTCGGTCAAAAAAGTATCGGTATTTTTCCCGCGCTGATGTGGATCGCGGCACGGCTTGAAGCCTATGGTTGCTGAACGTCCGCGGCGGTCCACTCAGGCTTGGCGACGGGCAGGGGAGGAAGGCGATGCAACCCGATCTGGAACTGGTCCACATCCGCAAGGGCGAATCCTTCGCCGCGTGGATGCATGGCTATCCGTTCCGCACGGTGCGCTGGCACTATCATCCCGAATACGAGATCCATCTGGTCGTCGCCACCTCGGGCACCTTCTATATCGGCGACCATGTCGGCAGCTTCCGGCCCGGCCAGCTGATCATGACCGGCCCGAACCTGCCGCAGAACTGGATCAGCGACATCCCGCCGGGCGAGATCGTGCCGCTGCGCTCGCTGGTGATCCAGTTCCCCGAGCCCTTCATTGAGGATGCCTGCGCCGCCATGCCCGAGATGGAGGCGCTGCGCCCGCTTCTGGACCGCTCGCGCCGCGGCCTGCTTTTCGACGACGCGACCAGCGCCCGCGTCCGCCCGCTGGTCGAGCGGCTGATCGAGGCGCAGGGCATCCGCCGCCTGGCGCTGTTCTGGGAGATCCTGGACATCCTGGCCAATGCCTCGGAATACGAGGTGCTGGCCAGCCTCAGCTTCGAGCTGGACCTGACCCGCACCCATGACGGCGGCATCAACCGCGCGCTGGCCTATCTGCGCGAGCACCTGACCGAGCAGGTCGAGGAGGGCGAGCTGGCCGAGATGGTCGGGCAAAGCCAAAGCGCCTTTTCCCGCGCCTTCAAGCGCCATACCGGCACCACGCTGGTGCGCTATCGCAACCAGCTGCGCGTCGACCTGGCCTGCCAGATGCTGCTGACCGATCCCGACATCAAGGTGGCCGAGATCTGCTACGAGGTCGGGTTTTCGAACCTGTCGAACTTCAACCGGCATTTCCTGAAGCTCAAGGGAATGTCGCCCTCGCAGTTCCGCGCGACATTCGCGGCCCAGAAGGCGCTGGTCATGGCGGACTGACAAGGACCCGAAAAGCGAAATTCACCAATTCGGGCGGCGCGGCGCCGCCCGGAGACGCGCAGGCTTTGCCTGCTTTCATCCAGATGGGAGGGAACCCTGATGAAATCGAAACTTCTTACCGCCTCGGCCGCGCTGGCGCTGCTGGCGGCCCCGGCTCTGGCGCAGGACAAGCTCAAGATCGGCATGACCTTCCAGGAGCTGAACAACCCCTATTTCGTGTCCATGCAGGAGGCGCTGAAGGAAGCCGCAGCCAGCCTCGGCGCGGATGTGGTGGTGACCGATGCCGGCCATGACGTCGCCAAGCAGATCTCGGATGTCGAGGACATGCTGCAGCAGAACATCGACATCCTGCTGCTGAACCCGACCGACAGCGCCGGGATCGAGGCCGCCGTCCATGCCGCCAAGGCCGCCGACGTCACCGTGGTCGCGGTCGATGCGAACGCCAACGGCCCGGTGGACACCTTCGTCGGCTCGAAGAACCGCGATGCCGGCTACATGTCCTGCAAGTATCTGGGCGATGCGCTGGGTGGCCAGGGCGAGGTCGCGATCCTCGACGGCATCCCGGTCGTGCCGATCCTGCAGCGGGTCGAGGGCTGCAAGGCGGCGCTGG from Paracoccus sp. MA carries:
- a CDS encoding ABC transporter substrate-binding protein, which codes for MKSKLLTASAALALLAAPALAQDKLKIGMTFQELNNPYFVSMQEALKEAAASLGADVVVTDAGHDVAKQISDVEDMLQQNIDILLLNPTDSAGIEAAVHAAKAADVTVVAVDANANGPVDTFVGSKNRDAGYMSCKYLGDALGGQGEVAILDGIPVVPILQRVEGCKAALEEFPEITLVTTQNGRQDRSVALGVVENMIQSHPNLAGIFSVNDGGAMGALAAIQGSGKDIKLTSVDGAPEAVQAIAAGGPFIETTAQFPRDQVRVGLAMALAQKWGARVVPKEVPIDVMVVDAENAAEFSW
- a CDS encoding AraC family transcriptional regulator, with product MQPDLELVHIRKGESFAAWMHGYPFRTVRWHYHPEYEIHLVVATSGTFYIGDHVGSFRPGQLIMTGPNLPQNWISDIPPGEIVPLRSLVIQFPEPFIEDACAAMPEMEALRPLLDRSRRGLLFDDATSARVRPLVERLIEAQGIRRLALFWEILDILANASEYEVLASLSFELDLTRTHDGGINRALAYLREHLTEQVEEGELAEMVGQSQSAFSRAFKRHTGTTLVRYRNQLRVDLACQMLLTDPDIKVAEICYEVGFSNLSNFNRHFLKLKGMSPSQFRATFAAQKALVMAD